The genomic DNA CCGAATGCAAATCCTGGTTAGTCATGAAGTACATTGAGCAGGATCCCGAATATAAGCAGTTGCTCGATGAATGCCTGGCTCAGGTCGCTCCGCTGACCGAGAAAATCGCTCCCGGCATGATGAAGCCTCACGCGTTCGCTTTTATCACTTCACCCGGCTCTGTCACGCCCTATCACATCGATCCCGAACATAATTTTCTGCTGCAGATTCGCGGCGAAAAAATCGTTCGTCTGTATGACGGCAACGATCCCACATTGCTGAACCCCCGCGAGCTCGAAGATTTTTACTGTGATCGCGGACGAAACCTCGTCATCAGCGAAGAGAACAAAGAACGCTGCTGGACCTACCGCCTCAAACCGGGCCAGGCCCTGCATTTCCCGGTCACTTTCCCGCACTGGGTTGAAAATGCAGATGATGTCTCCATCTCATTCAGCATCACCTTCCGCACCCCCGATCTCGATCGCCGACGTGCGTTGTACCGCATGAACTCCGGCTTCCGTAAACTGGGATGCAATCCAGCAGTCCCCGGTACGAATCGCCTTTGCGACAATGCCTGCTACCAAGCCTTCCGCGTCTGGCGAAAAGCCGCCAGCTTCATTGGGAAGTGATAATGTAGTGCGCCGTTAATTGATTTTTAAACCACGGATGCACACGGATTTACACAGATGTTTTTTATCTGTGATGTCTGGTTCTGTCGTGTTTTTACTTTTTGTATAATCGAGGGTGACTGGGGTCGAAGCGGAACGGAGCCCTCAGATTTGCGAGTAATACGTATTTACATTGAATTCATTGAAACAAATGCAAACAACGAAGCACTTGCAACCAGACTGAATATTGGTATCAACATCGCTTTTCCCTTCGTAAAGAAAGCAGGCTCGAATTTCTCCGGGCCTGCAGACGAGAGACGACTTCTCTTTAGCAGTTGCAGGACGATTCGAATTCTTGAACTTCCCGCTCGGCTTCTTCTTTGTCTTTGCCGTATCGTTCCTGAATGACTCCGACCACTTCTTCACGGCGACCATCGATTTTATCCAGATCGTCGTCCGTCAGATCGCCCCATTTTTGTTGGGCCTGGACCCTTTCAATTTCGAGTACATTCTTGCAGCATACCGGTGATCTTAAATTCGCCCCAGCACAACAAGAATCACTACAATTAAAACAACCAGACCAACGCCGCCACTGGGGCATAACCCCAGTTTCGACTATGTGGCCAAGCCGGGATTGCTCCCAGCAATAACAGAATGAGGATGATGAGCAAGATCGTTGATATCGCTTTTCTCAAGAGTTGAAAATCTACAATGCAACCTTGTGTCAACGACAACCTGTCTCATGGAATCCTCCTTGAACCGCTCTCTCTCTTACTTATTTTTATATCGATCTCGCAGATCACGAATTTTATCGTGTCCAGCTTTAACGATCGAATATTGCTCAGTCAGCACATCATTCAAGGCACTGCCAGCGGTCTCTTTCAACACATCTTCATAAGCTTCTTTGATGTGATCTTCTCCACGCTCGGCTTCAATCAGGATGACGTAGGCATCGCCGCCGTTCAGCTTGCCACGAATGTCAATCCAAGTGCGATGCACGCTGGCTGCCACCGAACCATCGTCCTCAGCTTCTTCACCATTCCATTCCACATAGTTCTGCAGTTCAGTCGCCAGACTGGAACGATCGTGTGCAATTTGACTGAACAATGCTGAGAGATTCTTATCATCAATCTCTTCAGACGCTTCGCGGAATCCATCATAAGAATCGATGTTCGCCCGAATCAGTTTTTGAATTTTCTCGACAGTCTCTTCTTTGAGGTTGTGTTTCGTTTCCAAAGCCATGATTTGCTCCTGCATTAAATAATTATCTGGGTCGTGTGAATTTGATACGCTTGTAATGAATTGAATATGCAAAGTGTGTGCCATTAGTCTCGGGAACATTTAATCTCCTCTAATCCGCTCGAAATTAGAGTCATATTGGTAGCCATTCGATCAAACTGGAGGATGGCTAAGCAGCATTCACAGAGTATTATGAGTTTCAATCAAGCAATTTCTCTTCAATACCCTCTGTAACATGATCTCCAAAATGCATTTAAGAGATGGCACAAAAGCTTCATTCTTATACCAATTACACAATCCCTACCCCTCTGACAGGAGATGAAAGCATGTCTCTCGATAACCTGGCTGATGCGGATATCAAAGATGCGGTGATGATTGCCTGTGCTCAAATGGTGGAGCATTACGAAATCGCCATCTACGGCACCCTCTGCAACTGGGCCGATAAGCTGGGTAACAAGAATGCCCTGAAACTCCTCAAGCAGAATATTGATAAAGAAGAATCTGCCGATAAGAAACTGACTGAGATTGCCCGCAGCATCAATCAGGAAGCGATGGTGTAATTCACGGTTAATTTGATTGTCTAAATACGAAGAAAGCCGCTGAAATTGCCAACTCCAGGCAATTTCAGCGGCTCTAATTATTGTAGATTCGAGTAGATTCCAGGGACTTATCCTTCGCTGCTGACCAGCGTTTTCTTACCCAATATCGCATCGATTTCCGCTTCGAGGGAAGCCGTATCTTCCGTAAGTTCTTCGTCGAGTAATTGATCCAGAGGATCGGTTCCTAATGCTTCCTGAGCTTCGGCAATCCGAATTTCTTTTTCGATTTCGTCAGCGAGTTCATTCGCACGAGCCAGATCTGATTGATCAAGCTCCGGCAAAGTTGTTCGCTGCTTCAGTTGTTGAGCGACCGCCTGAGCTTTCAGTTTTTCGAGTCGATGTCCGAGCAATTTCCGCTGATTTTGCCATTCCGTGAACTGCTTGTTTAGAGCTACGACTGCTTGTTTCTGAGCAGAAACCGCCTCAGCACAAGCCTCGGTTGTTGCGGTCGATTCTTTCCAGGCAGCCAGCTTGTGTCGCAAAGCCTGGCCGATATCGTCTTTATTCACCTTCTGACAACCAACTTTAATCGTCGCATATTCACTGGCATCCAACCAACCTCGCAGATGTTTCATCTCGGTCAGCAGGTTATTACTTTTTGATTCCTGACGTTCCTGTTCCAACTCAGCATCCTGCAGACTGATGTTCGCCTTGGCGACCAGATATTTCTGGGAAGCGACCTGCTGGTTAAGTTTTCCAAGCAGGACTTCGAGTCGATCGATTTCGACAGACATCGGAATCGCTTCTTTAACTCCGTTATGCACCCGATTGCGAACCACCTGGGTGTATTCGCTGATCTCAGCAAAAGAAAACCCGACGACGGCAAACAACAGAGCCGCTCCGATCCCAACCCCAATCAACTTTTTCATCGCTCCGACTCCTGTATCTCATTAATTTTGATTTGATTTTCCGCTTCAAATAAGGAAACGAAGCAACTGGAAGAATCTTCCTTGAGAAATCAAAAAAAAATTGAAATGCAGAAAGTTAGATAAAGTTGTGGATCTAGAATTCTGGGGGGCTACGCTGTGCCACGACTCCAGCCACACCAGAGATAGGAGTATTTTCAATTACTCTTGAGTTCTCGTAATGATGTCAAAAATTCAGTCACGGCTTCGTGGTTTCTTCGCGTTTGACGAACAATCAGCACGCGGGCATTATGGGTTTGATGGAAAATGACTGCTCCCCCGGTGCCATCGTTTAATTCCCACGGGCCGGGCGTGGACTTCATGATGGCATCTTCAAACCAGTTGGTCACAGCATAGTTTCCGCCAAAACCACCAGTTCCCGCCATTCCGTCATCAAACTGATTCAGCATGACGACCTCGGAAGGCATCAACGCTTCCGATGTATCGGAAGCTGGTTTCATTTTTGGATCTATGAGCTGAAATAACCCTCCCCCACTACCTTGCTGAGGCATATTGGGACTGGTCCCACCAAAGCCACCATTGAAATCTGATCCGTAACCAAAACTAGAGCCTCCATAAACTCCGCTCGAATATTCGGGCAGAAGAGTGGCGGGAATTTCATTCTGAGCAATCAAATCAGAGACATCGTAAACCTGAACTCGCATCATTTCTTCTGCCGCAATCTCTGTCGTTACTGTCAATACTTCATAATCGAGGACGTAATCGAGAGAATCACCAGTGGAAGAGAACAGCAGCTTGAGAGCTGACTGCAGCGAGATGTCTTGACAAGCAAATGTCATGGGATTGCCTGGAGCGATACCCTCATCTTCCAATGCAACAATATCAAGCTGGAAAGGAATTTTTGTAGTTTCGGAAAGAAATCGGATGACTTCATTCAATGGTGTCTCTAAAAATTCCAGTGAAATCTTCTGTTTCAATGCTTCCTCATGCTTGGTTCGAGCACTCTCGACAATCTCCTGATACTCCATTGCTAATTGTGCAATAGAATCTACTGGCTGCGAGCCTGTTTTATTCACCTGATTGGCACTGTCAATCATCCTTAAAGTTTCCAGCAGAACAGTAACTTCCTGCTGAGCCTGCAGATTGTGCTTAACCGAAATCAAATTTCCCCATTGAAATTCTAGAGGAGAAATTGCTCCCCCTTCGCCATCTTCATTACTCCAACAATGATTGGAAGGATATTGCAGGACCTGGATCAAATGTTCCATGTCGTCATAACGACCTTCATCCGCAGTTGACTCGGTTTCCATACCGAAGCCACCCATATCATCACCGACGTCATCATCCCTACCAAACGGAGATAACTCTCCAGCAGTTGCAGGCGGAGTATGAGGGACAAAATCGTTGACCGGATAAAGTTGCGTCACCTGGCTTTCTTCCATTTCCCAATGACTGCCAATGACGAGACTTTCATTCCGAGTGGTCCAGCCGAGATCTAGATAGCTCTGTTTGAAAAGATGATGCAGCATCGAACGTGTCGTAATCTGCTCACCTGTAAATGATACCGGCATGTCAAATCTATATCCTTCATCATCCAGGCTACGGGCATCGAGAACGACAGGAATGCTCAACAAATCACTCAAATAATGGGCCACCTCTTCGAGTGGAACTTCAACAAACTGAAAATCATGCTTTTCGTTCAAGGCTTTCATCAACTTCAGTTGAACGGCATCGCGAGATGAATTTTTCGATTCCAATTTCGCAGGTTTCTCTTGAGTTGTTTCCTTACCCTTGTTCGGAGGATCAGCCTGAATGTGATTCGACTGATTGATTATCAATAAACCAGCAGCGAGCATCATTGACAGGATTAGTGAGCGCATTTCTTTCTCCTTGACGAGTTCTTCGAATTAAAACTCGATGACGGAAGCATCGAGCGAACATCATAACCAAAGCAAAGTTTTAGGACGTTCATGTCCGACAGAAGAGAAATTCAACAATAAAGAAATGCAACCAGAATAATTCTGCGACAGATAGAACGGGGAGGAAATAGAATAAGTCCCAGTCGCGATAAGAATTGATTATGCCCTGACGTAACAGATTTGCAAGTTTAATAGACCTGCTAGAGAATTCTTTGGGTGAGAGACTCACGGATTTTTTCTTCGTCGATTCAGCAAGCCTTTCAAGAGACCTTCAACCGCTCCCGCTCCCAATTTCTTGAGGGGTGCACTGACCACCTGTGGCTTGTCGAACGTTCCCTGCACTTTGATTTCCACTGGCTGACTCCGCAGGAACTGCGCAAATGCCCCGTTTTTTTCAGGAAGTAAATCGAGAGGAATTGTCAGGGTGATATCGAGCGTTTGATCCAATCCAACCGAACCACTGCTGACAACGGCAATCTTCCCTGCCTGGAATGTCAGTGAATCGTGATAGATACGCTCGCCCCGGCGGGCAAATTGAATGCTTTGCTCAGGCAGTTCGAGCCATTTGGCTCCCTCTTTTAGAAAGCTGGTGTCCGCATTTCCGCCCGCCAGTCCCATAATACCGGAAATGGGAGCAGTCGCTGAGACAATCATCGGCCCGGGACCGAGTCGACAGGAGTGGACCAGTAACGATCCCTCAAGTTTGTCAGGAGAACCTGTTTGCATATCGAACACCAGCGATTTAATTCCCAGTGAGAATTTTCCGGAGAGCTCCGTCGCATTTGCAAAAACAGGAGAGACATATTTCAACCAGCTGCGGCACATCGGTTCTGTGAATTCTACATTTTCGAGTACCATGCCCGGTTCCATTATATACCGATTCGGCTGGTCTCCCTTTCCAAATTCAATGCGAGACACCCCCGCAAACTTTCCTTCTGCACCGATACGAACAGTAACCGGGACAATTTTTAGAGTATCTTCAGCGTATTTTGTCCATAATTCGCCTCGTTCCGATTCGATGCCATAACATTCCAGATTATCCCATGTCCACAGGGCTACTGCTGAAAGAGGTTGCTCTTCAAATAAATTCTCTTTCGTTGTTTCCGGTTCTGGCAATTTCGTTTGAGAGTTCTCCGCGATCTTTGGTTCAGCCTTAGTTTCTGCTCTTGGTAAATGTCCTTTCACTGCAAATTCAGAAAGTGAGAGTTTCTCGACATCAATGACATTCTGTAAATTCGGAGCGGCTAGCTGAAGCAACGGCATGATATTGCCCTGACCGGTGCCGGACAGATCAAGCAAAGGACGAGTGTTGCGGTCGAGAATAGTTCCCGCCATCGAAATTTGCCCTGGTTTGGTTTTTAGCGTCAAGGAATCCAGTTCGATGCTATTAGCGGCGACTCCAATAGTTCCCTCAGTGAGTAATTCCACGTTTCCCAGCAATAGCGGTGCGATTGCTGCTGCAGTTGGACTTTCAGGAGTATCAGCAGGGGAAGATGGCTTTTTATCAACGATGGGAGAGACAACGCAATTCGCCATGTCGCAGCGGAGATTAAACTTGCCGGGAGCCGTTGGGAGTGTGTTGTCGACCTTGATGCTGCCAGAGAAATTGGATGACGTTAATTCGTTGCCGGGAATCCATTCACTGGATTTCATTTTGAAATCCTGGGCCGTAAGTTTTCCATCGAATGCGAGTTTGAAGCCGTCTTGGAAATTCCCCGTCCATTTCGTATTGAATTGGCCATCTGTATTGGACGCAGCCAGATGCAGATGCGGTGCAAATTGCTTCAGCCAGGGTTGAAGCAATTCTAATGGCGTCTTTTCAATCTGGCCCTGCACATCTCCAGCAGTGACCTGGTTATTCGCCATCGCGAGTTGGAAGTTTGCACTGACTTTGCCAGCAGGCTGAGGAGTTTTGTTATCTGTCGTCAGAATTGTTTCACTGGTCAATAAACCAGATAGAAGTTTTGCAGACTTCTGCAACTGAATCTGGATATTGTCGACTTCAACCTTGCGATTAGTCACCCGGTCGAAGACGGTGACTTTGCCATCGACAATTTTGAGATTGATCGGATTAGAACCATGTTTTAATTCCGGCCACTTCCAGGACCCGGAGCCAGACGCTCCGAAAACTTTCTCCCAGTTGGTTTCGCCGTAGGCACTCACCTCATAATAGAGTTCCGGCCCTTTGATTTTCAGTTCCAGCGACTCCGGTCCACTCCAGAGCAATTTCCACAACGGGGTACTGACTTCAGCCGAGGCGATTTTTGCCAGGGCTCCTCCCTGCTTATCACGGACGGTCAGCCCACTCACTTGAGCCGGCTTCCACCACGCGAGATTCGCATTGTCGATTTCCAGAGTCCCATCAAAGTCGCGCATCAATTCATCTGCGATCTGCTGTTTCATTGCCGTGGTCGACAAAATCTGCGGCAACATCGCCGCAATCCCCACAAGGACAACGAACAGCACCACAAACATTCCCAGCAGCAGACGAGGCCAGCGACGTTTTCGTGGCTTGGAAGCTATGTCCGCTTTGGGTTGTTCCTCGATTTGTTCAATTGTGACTTGAACCATATTTCACCGCTCCAATTCCGGCTGCTATTTCATTCAGGCCGATATGCGAGCCTTCTCTTATGAATAGTGTGGCGTATTCGTGAGAAAATCAAGGTGAGAAATTAAACGAGACAGGAACGTGCGGCTTTTAAATTTTTCAGGTCGTTACAAGCACGAAGCGCAAGCGAGTGAGTCCATAGTTCACCTGACTCACTCGCTTGCGCTTCGTGCTTGTATTTCCAGCTTTTATTATGTGAAAAACCGACCGAAAACTCATCCGTTTTCGGTCGGTTAAATTTCCTCGCACGTACTGCAGATCAGTGACATCCGCAACCGCGGCAGCCACGGCAAGATCGGCAAGAGCGGCAAGTTCGGCAGTTGCGACAGCTTCGACAAGAGCTGCAGCAGCGTCCCTGAGGAGCCTGCTTGCTGGATCGCAATTTGCTGACTTCTTTAACCAGAGACAATGAACCGGTTTTCTGTGCAGTAACCTTAGACATGATCGTATTCCTTCGTCTTTAAAGGAGAGTTTGAAAATGCGAAGTGGCTTAACAGATAACCACTTGCTCATACTCTTTAAGCGAAAGAGGGAGAACTCAGGGGACAGAATTTGCAGCAAAAATAATCAATCTTTCAGGTACAACACTGCCTGAAAAAAGAAAACTGTGCTACGAACGGTTCAGCGTTTTGAGGCTTGCGCAAATTATGAAAACCAATAATTTTTGGTTCCGGCGAACTGATTAGGGTCATCTGAGGTTCGGAACGGTATTTCAAATGAAATGTAGAATGGGTTACGCGTTTCGCTAACCTTACATGTGCACTCTGTGCACAAATTATACCTGTAAAAATTTTTAGATCATGTAAAATTGATACACAAGAATTTCGGAATTCTACTTCGCGGCGGCAATCCACTCAGCTAAAGCCGACTCGGGATTCGGATGAAACTGACGTAAGCGTCGAGACAGCGGCAACCCGACCGCTTGACTTGGATTATTGGCGTACTCAATCAAAGCACTTCGGGTTTGTGGATTATTATGCAGCATCCAGTGCACCCAGGCCCAAGATTCCGCATAGTCGAGACGCTGCATCTCGCCGACCTCATCAAGATGTTCGAGCCGTTGCAAATTGGGACGCCAGCCATTTTTCATCAGTCCCGATAAATCCTCAAGGTAGTCGGCTCGAGGAATGCCGGGAGCGGTTGGCAATTCAAAATACTCGGCTAGTCCTTCATCCAGCCAGAGCGGAACTTTAGGCAAAGATGCGTGCAACACACCGTGCGTAAATTCGTGTCGTAAGTCGACGAGAATACGTTCAGACCAGACGGTGTAAATGGAAAGACTGGTTGAAGTGCCAACAAAGTAAGCTCGTCGGGGCGGCAAGCCGGGATAATTATTAGCCAGAAATTTGTGATACGTCTCTTCATCCTTAAACAGGTAGACTTCGACTTTTTTCTCACCGAGTTTCAACTCGAGTGTATCAGCGATTTGTCGACGTACCTGCTTGAGATTCTGAATCAGTTCGTGGTCTTCATCCAGTTTGACATCGCTGTGCAGCACGACATTTTCGGTTTTGATGTTGTATCGATTAGGAACGTCATCATTATTTGCCCGAAATGTCCCGGAACTGCATCCGCAGCAAACGACGCACAGTATAACCCAGCGCAAGCAGGAAGAACATAAGGGCCATTCAGCATGAAAGAGGGATGAAATTTGCACTGGAGGGGCTTTCGTGGGGAGAATCGCAAATGCCCTTTCAGGGCTTAGATTTGGGTCTCTTTTAACTGTATCGCACTCCGTTATCGTGCATTGAAACTTCATGAACACAAAATATTAGTATGAAAGACGCATTCTTGTATTATTCCAATATAGCCATTGGGTTGTGTGCCACTGGCAGAGCCATTGCCACCCTTATTTTAATTGAAACAATTTCTACTTGTGCTTATTTTCGCGTGCGTTGTTCAGTTCCACCAATTTTTCGGAAAATCGTATCGAGGACGTCTTCCGTCAAGCTTCTCTGCACCAGATCGCCATGACCAGCTTCTGTCATTGCCTGAGCCAGATTCGGATGCTTCGCCCAGGTTTGGTAGTCCCAGTCGCGAATATCAACATAGACATCAGCCAGTTCCGACTTCTGCTTGGAAATCATGTATGTTGTCTTGTCGGTCTTCACAATGTGATAATTGAAGCCCGTGTAGACCAGAACCCCTCCGATGAGGATTCCAGCAAAAAGCGAAATCAGTTTCGTCATAGCCATAACATCCTTGTCACGATGTGCGGAATCTCTCCGTAAATTTCCCGCTCAGATGAGGTTCGTATCATCTTGGGGCAGTCTCCCAGAAAGTTGCAATGGCGACAAGACCGGTTTCATTTCCCACATTGCAATGGGGATTCTATGATGTTCTGCAAATACAAGCACGAATAACACACAGACAACTCAGCTCGTCCTGAAATTACGATCAATTATGAATTCTGACCTCAAATCACTCGAAATCCAGCCCGTAAAACGCCCCATCATTGGGGAAATTACGCCCCCAGGCTCAAAAAGTATCACAAATCGCGCTTTAATTATCGCTGCCATGGCAGAAGGAAAGTCCATACTGCGAGGAACACTTGAAAGTGATGATACCCGCGTGATGCTGGAGAGCCTGAAGAAACTGGGCATTTCCTGGAGCCGCGACGATCACAATACAATCACCATTCAAGGCTGTGGCGGGAAAATTCCGGCCAGTCAAGCCGATCTCTGGTTGGAAAACAGCGGAACGAGTATTCGTTTCCTTACCGCGATGTGTGCGACAGGTTCGGGAACTTATGTTCTGGATGGAAATAAGCGGATGCGGGAACGTCCGATTGAGGATCTCATCCACTCCCTGCAGGCTTTAAATGTCGATGCGACGTGCATAAACGGGAATCGATGTCCCCCGGTGAAGATCCAAACGCAAGGTCTGTCTGGTGGAACCGTAAAAATTGCCGGTTCACTGTCGAGTCAGTATTTAAGCGGTTTGCTGATGGTCGCCCCTTATGCCCAGGGGCCTCTCGAAATCATTGTGGAAGGGGAGCTCGTTTCGATTCCCTACATCGAAATGACACTCGATGTGATGAAACGCTTTGGTGTGGATGTCCAGACGGAAGATTTGCAATCGTATCATATCAAACCGCAGGTTTATCGGGGCTGTGATTATCAGATTGAGCCCGATGCCTCTGCTGCCAGCTATTTCTTCGCGGCAGCTGCCATCACTAAGGGAAAAGTCACCATCCCGGGTTTGAGCCGCAGAGCCATGCAGGGAGATGTTCATTTTGTCGATGTACTCGAGGAAATGGGCTGCGAAGTCACTTGGGAAGACAATTCCATCACTGTTCAGGGACGAAAACTCCAGGGCATTGACATCGATATGAATGCGATCAGCGACACTGCCCAAACTCTCGCAGCAGTGGCCGTGTTCGCAGAAGGTCCAACCCACGTGCGGAATGTCGCCCATATGCGAATCAAGGAAACGGATCGTGTTGCCGCGGTCGTGACGGAATTGAAGCGACTGGGCATCCACGTTGAAGAACATCCAGACGGCTTTACTATTCACCCCGGCCCCATAACACCTTCTAGCATAAAGACATACGACGATCACCGCATGGCCATGAGCTTCAGTCTGATCGGCCTGATGACGCCAGGCATTCAAATTGAAGACCCCGACTGCACGGCAAAAACCTACCCTCACTATTTTGAGGACCTGCAGAAACTGTGTGAATCTTCCATGTGAATATCAGGCGAGCCATGCCAGTTATGGCACAGATATTCCCACGATCATTGTTGAAAGTGATTCTAAATTGCTGGGATCATATCGATGTGTGATAATATGAAAGTCGTAAACAAAAGGATCTCCCCGAGTCATGATTGACCCGGCTCACCAGAGCAGAATCCCTGTATTCCCGAGAAATTCCTAGCGAGGATGGGGGATTGTTTCGTCCGTTTATTGACCCTGATGAACAGTCTTGGATACACTGGACGTTTTCGCAAGTCATTATCGAGTAGGAAAATAACGCATTGTTCGCGATCATCAGTGACATTCACGGAAATCTCGAAGCGTTGCAGGCC from Rubinisphaera italica includes the following:
- a CDS encoding cupin-like domain-containing protein, producing the protein MIDAVQTRPATEVKTNSKPGEWLSWNQEEFEHCFSKRPFLISHDLCDHPLFNVERLLELAQKLPADQIEYNAGQLPVSISHAETPMNGLSADETIRRIAECKSWLVMKYIEQDPEYKQLLDECLAQVAPLTEKIAPGMMKPHAFAFITSPGSVTPYHIDPEHNFLLQIRGEKIVRLYDGNDPTLLNPRELEDFYCDRGRNLVISEENKERCWTYRLKPGQALHFPVTFPHWVENADDVSISFSITFRTPDLDRRRALYRMNSGFRKLGCNPAVPGTNRLCDNACYQAFRVWRKAASFIGK
- a CDS encoding CsbD family protein; the protein is MERVQAQQKWGDLTDDDLDKIDGRREEVVGVIQERYGKDKEEAEREVQEFESSCNC
- a CDS encoding PA2169 family four-helix-bundle protein; the encoded protein is MALETKHNLKEETVEKIQKLIRANIDSYDGFREASEEIDDKNLSALFSQIAHDRSSLATELQNYVEWNGEEAEDDGSVAASVHRTWIDIRGKLNGGDAYVILIEAERGEDHIKEAYEDVLKETAGSALNDVLTEQYSIVKAGHDKIRDLRDRYKNK
- a CDS encoding YciE/YciF ferroxidase family protein; this translates as MSLDNLADADIKDAVMIACAQMVEHYEIAIYGTLCNWADKLGNKNALKLLKQNIDKEESADKKLTEIARSINQEAMV
- a CDS encoding DUF748 domain-containing protein, coding for MVQVTIEQIEEQPKADIASKPRKRRWPRLLLGMFVVLFVVLVGIAAMLPQILSTTAMKQQIADELMRDFDGTLEIDNANLAWWKPAQVSGLTVRDKQGGALAKIASAEVSTPLWKLLWSGPESLELKIKGPELYYEVSAYGETNWEKVFGASGSGSWKWPELKHGSNPINLKIVDGKVTVFDRVTNRKVEVDNIQIQLQKSAKLLSGLLTSETILTTDNKTPQPAGKVSANFQLAMANNQVTAGDVQGQIEKTPLELLQPWLKQFAPHLHLAASNTDGQFNTKWTGNFQDGFKLAFDGKLTAQDFKMKSSEWIPGNELTSSNFSGSIKVDNTLPTAPGKFNLRCDMANCVVSPIVDKKPSSPADTPESPTAAAIAPLLLGNVELLTEGTIGVAANSIELDSLTLKTKPGQISMAGTILDRNTRPLLDLSGTGQGNIMPLLQLAAPNLQNVIDVEKLSLSEFAVKGHLPRAETKAEPKIAENSQTKLPEPETTKENLFEEQPLSAVALWTWDNLECYGIESERGELWTKYAEDTLKIVPVTVRIGAEGKFAGVSRIEFGKGDQPNRYIMEPGMVLENVEFTEPMCRSWLKYVSPVFANATELSGKFSLGIKSLVFDMQTGSPDKLEGSLLVHSCRLGPGPMIVSATAPISGIMGLAGGNADTSFLKEGAKWLELPEQSIQFARRGERIYHDSLTFQAGKIAVVSSGSVGLDQTLDITLTIPLDLLPEKNGAFAQFLRSQPVEIKVQGTFDKPQVVSAPLKKLGAGAVEGLLKGLLNRRRKNP
- the aroA gene encoding 3-phosphoshikimate 1-carboxyvinyltransferase; amino-acid sequence: MNSDLKSLEIQPVKRPIIGEITPPGSKSITNRALIIAAMAEGKSILRGTLESDDTRVMLESLKKLGISWSRDDHNTITIQGCGGKIPASQADLWLENSGTSIRFLTAMCATGSGTYVLDGNKRMRERPIEDLIHSLQALNVDATCINGNRCPPVKIQTQGLSGGTVKIAGSLSSQYLSGLLMVAPYAQGPLEIIVEGELVSIPYIEMTLDVMKRFGVDVQTEDLQSYHIKPQVYRGCDYQIEPDASAASYFFAAAAITKGKVTIPGLSRRAMQGDVHFVDVLEEMGCEVTWEDNSITVQGRKLQGIDIDMNAISDTAQTLAAVAVFAEGPTHVRNVAHMRIKETDRVAAVVTELKRLGIHVEEHPDGFTIHPGPITPSSIKTYDDHRMAMSFSLIGLMTPGIQIEDPDCTAKTYPHYFEDLQKLCESSM